In one window of Brenneria goodwinii DNA:
- the hrpT gene encoding HrpT family type III secretion system protein: MWHKACLLILAALLLSACSTSRQTANCTSVSCRPQSDARQLVIWWQPDLRTGQADYSRVTINE; encoded by the coding sequence ATGTGGCATAAAGCATGCCTGCTTATTCTCGCCGCGCTGCTTCTGAGCGCGTGCTCAACGTCGCGGCAGACGGCGAATTGTACCTCGGTTTCCTGTCGTCCGCAGTCCGATGCCCGGCAGTTGGTCATTTGGTGGCAGCCTGATTTGCGCACCGGCCAGGCGGATTACAGCAGGGTGACGATCAATGAATGA
- the sctC gene encoding type III secretion system outer membrane ring subunit SctC, with protein sequence MRNVLYAFLLTLYRGFCWSTVLLGMLPMAHAVTPPEWNKGAYAYSAEQTLLSTILTDFANSHGVELVMDNLKDTLVEAKIRAETPAAFLDRLALEHRFQWFVYNHTLYISSQDTQASIRLEISPDAAPDLKQALSGIGLLDPRFGWGELPEEGVVLVTGPQTYIDLIRNFSQQREKQDERRKVMIFPLRFASVSDRTLQYRDQRIVIPGVATILSELMDGQRPPPTGASGPTDAVPDSAMEAMRENTRAMLTRLATRNNPARSTDENGRLVLNGRISADVRNNALLVRDDEKRREEYQQLVEQIDVPQNLVNIDAIILDVDRTALSRLEANWQGTLGNVSAGSTMMMGRSTLFVSDFKRFFADIQALEGEGTASIVANPSVLTLENQPAIVDFSRTAFITATGERVAQIQPITAGTSLQVTPRVVGQDGPRSIQLVIDIEDGRVETGRDGEATGVKRGTVSTQALIGENRALVLGGFHVEESGDRDHRIPLLGDIPWLGRLFTSTRHEVSRRERLFILTPHLIGDQTDPTRYVSAENRHQINDVMNRVSQRNGKHDLYSLVENALRDLAGKQLPAGFQSETRGTRLSEVCRSQPGLVYDSNRYQWYGNGSIRLTVGVVRNSGTRIQRFDESVCGSNRTLAVAAWPKTTLAPGESTEVFLALQTLSSTAPPRRSLLASY encoded by the coding sequence ATGCGTAACGTGCTGTATGCATTTTTATTGACGTTATATCGCGGTTTTTGCTGGTCGACCGTTTTGCTGGGGATGCTCCCTATGGCGCATGCCGTCACGCCGCCGGAGTGGAACAAAGGGGCATACGCCTATTCAGCCGAACAGACGCTGCTGTCGACGATTTTGACCGATTTCGCCAATAGCCACGGCGTGGAGCTGGTGATGGATAACCTGAAGGATACGCTGGTTGAAGCCAAGATCCGGGCCGAAACCCCCGCCGCCTTTCTCGATCGTCTGGCGCTGGAGCACCGCTTTCAGTGGTTTGTTTACAACCATACCCTCTACATCAGTTCGCAGGATACGCAGGCGTCAATCCGGCTGGAAATCTCTCCGGACGCCGCGCCCGATCTCAAACAGGCGCTCAGCGGCATCGGGCTGCTCGATCCCCGTTTCGGCTGGGGCGAGTTGCCGGAGGAAGGCGTGGTGCTGGTGACGGGGCCGCAGACATATATCGATTTGATCCGCAATTTCAGCCAGCAGCGGGAGAAGCAGGACGAGCGGCGCAAAGTGATGATATTCCCGCTGCGTTTCGCCTCGGTGTCGGACAGGACGCTGCAATATCGCGATCAGCGCATTGTGATTCCCGGCGTGGCGACCATCCTCAGTGAACTGATGGACGGCCAGCGTCCGCCGCCGACCGGCGCTTCCGGGCCGACGGACGCCGTGCCGGATAGCGCGATGGAAGCTATGCGGGAAAATACCCGCGCCATGTTAACCCGGCTGGCCACGCGCAATAACCCGGCACGCAGTACGGATGAGAACGGCAGATTGGTGCTGAATGGCCGGATCTCCGCCGACGTGCGCAATAACGCGCTGTTGGTCCGTGATGATGAAAAGCGGCGGGAGGAGTATCAGCAACTGGTTGAACAGATCGACGTTCCGCAAAATCTGGTGAATATCGACGCCATTATTCTGGATGTGGATCGCACCGCGCTGTCGCGTCTTGAAGCTAACTGGCAGGGCACATTGGGCAATGTCAGCGCGGGCAGCACCATGATGATGGGGCGCAGTACGCTGTTCGTCAGTGATTTTAAACGCTTCTTTGCCGATATTCAGGCGCTGGAAGGCGAGGGAACCGCCTCTATTGTCGCTAATCCGTCGGTGCTGACGCTGGAGAATCAGCCGGCCATTGTGGATTTTAGCCGTACCGCGTTCATTACCGCCACGGGGGAGCGGGTTGCGCAGATTCAGCCCATTACCGCCGGAACCAGTTTACAGGTTACGCCGCGCGTGGTCGGGCAGGACGGACCGCGCAGCATCCAACTGGTGATTGATATTGAAGACGGCAGAGTCGAAACCGGACGCGACGGAGAAGCCACCGGCGTGAAGCGCGGCACCGTCAGCACGCAGGCGCTGATTGGTGAAAACCGCGCGCTGGTGCTGGGCGGTTTCCACGTGGAAGAGAGCGGCGATCGCGACCACCGCATTCCGCTTCTGGGGGATATCCCCTGGCTGGGACGGCTTTTTACCTCGACGCGGCATGAGGTTTCGCGCCGGGAACGGTTATTCATTCTGACGCCGCATTTAATCGGCGATCAAACCGATCCTACCCGCTATGTCTCTGCTGAAAACCGCCATCAGATCAATGACGTCATGAACCGCGTTTCGCAGCGCAACGGCAAGCACGATCTCTACAGTCTGGTGGAAAACGCCCTGCGCGATCTGGCCGGTAAACAGCTTCCGGCCGGGTTTCAGAGCGAAACGCGGGGCACGCGTCTGAGCGAAGTTTGCCGTTCGCAGCCTGGCCTGGTGTATGACAGCAATCGCTATCAGTGGTACGGCAACGGCAGCATCAGATTAACCGTTGGCGTGGTACGCAATAGCGGAACGCGAATACAGCGCTTCGACGAGTCCGTCTGCGGCAGTAACCGCACGCTGGCGGTGGCGGCCTGGCCTAAAACCACCTTGGCTCCCGGCGAGTCCACGGAAGTCTTTCTGGCGCTGCAGACCCTATCTTCTACGGCGCCTCCCCGGCGTTCGCTGCTGGCTTCTTATTAA
- a CDS encoding type III secretion system chaperone, producing the protein MTSTELAASLENWLNGMTAMLRLEIDNGPVALVRHARGIACCAAIPLPMSADETVLERALLLADSAGRQYGEDAAALSLSPQDEQLWLWMKHEPDDALQLCRCLETLLNQRDVWQGMLLPTLRSAAAGPLSLNTLAFLQGERHA; encoded by the coding sequence ATGACTTCAACTGAGTTGGCCGCTTCGCTGGAGAATTGGCTGAACGGGATGACCGCCATGCTCCGGCTGGAAATAGACAACGGCCCGGTAGCGCTGGTGCGCCATGCGCGGGGAATTGCCTGCTGCGCGGCTATTCCGTTGCCGATGAGCGCGGATGAGACGGTGCTTGAACGGGCGCTGCTGCTGGCCGATAGCGCCGGGCGGCAGTATGGCGAGGATGCCGCGGCGTTATCGCTGTCCCCGCAGGATGAACAACTGTGGCTGTGGATGAAGCATGAGCCCGATGACGCGCTGCAATTATGCCGATGCCTGGAGACATTGCTGAATCAGCGGGATGTCTGGCAGGGCATGCTGCTTCCCACGCTCAGATCGGCGGCGGCAGGTCCGCTGAGCTTGAATACGTTGGCTTTTTTGCAAGGAGAACGGCATGCGTAA
- a CDS encoding type III secretion protein HrpF, producing MSYNPVQRRLDAHFVNAQRSLDNIALDVADGGASQADSYAFFEASMDYSNASWAVGQLLSVKHGLAKAIINDFN from the coding sequence ATGTCCTACAACCCGGTACAGCGCCGCCTGGATGCGCACTTCGTCAACGCCCAGCGAAGTCTGGATAACATTGCGCTGGATGTTGCCGACGGCGGCGCCAGCCAGGCCGATAGTTACGCCTTTTTCGAAGCCAGTATGGATTACTCCAATGCCAGTTGGGCCGTTGGGCAATTACTGAGCGTAAAACACGGCTTGGCGAAGGCCATCATCAATGACTTCAACTGA
- a CDS encoding YczE/YyaS/YitT family protein, with protein MVRRLVQLYIGLMLYGVSTAMFVRADLGADPWNVFHLGVARIFSLDIGTVMIIVGALVLLLWIPLRQRPGLGTVSNVIVIGLAADAALALMPPLESLAARSALLASAIVVNALATGMYIGAGFGAGPRDGLMTGINARTGWSVRSVRTAIELSVLLSGWLMGGSFGIGTVLYALLIGPLIQLCLPWFMLSSRAAKAQPQPAAPSARS; from the coding sequence ATGGTTCGTCGATTGGTACAGCTCTATATCGGCCTGATGTTATACGGCGTGTCCACGGCAATGTTCGTGCGCGCAGACTTGGGCGCGGATCCGTGGAACGTATTTCACCTCGGCGTGGCGCGCATCTTCTCGTTGGATATCGGCACGGTGATGATTATTGTCGGGGCGCTGGTGCTGCTGTTGTGGATCCCGCTGCGCCAACGTCCTGGGCTGGGAACCGTCAGTAACGTGATTGTTATCGGATTGGCGGCGGACGCCGCGCTGGCCCTAATGCCGCCGCTGGAATCGCTGGCGGCCCGTAGCGCGCTGCTGGCGTCGGCGATTGTGGTCAATGCGCTGGCGACCGGGATGTATATCGGCGCCGGTTTTGGCGCCGGCCCGCGGGACGGACTGATGACCGGCATCAACGCCCGCACTGGCTGGTCTGTGCGAAGCGTGCGCACCGCTATTGAGCTAAGCGTGCTGCTGTCGGGCTGGCTGATGGGGGGCTCGTTCGGCATTGGCACGGTGCTGTACGCCTTATTAATCGGGCCGTTGATTCAGCTTTGCCTGCCGTGGTTTATGCTCAGTTCGCGCGCGGCAAAGGCGCAGCCGCAACCAGCGGCGCCCTCTGCGCGCTCCTAG